The DNA sequence GGACTTTTTGACAATCAGGGAAAACAGTCGGCAAATCTCCGACAAGAACCAGCCTGGAATTCCTGACCATGTATGGCAACAGCTTCCGCAAGACATTCGAGGCAGCTACCAAAAAGAACGAATGACACAGCCGCCTTTTCGCAAGCCTGTTCTGTAACTCCATGCCCACCGACCTCCGCCTTTTCGGCATTCGCCACCACGGGCCCGGCAGTGCCGCCAGCCTGCGCCAGGCCCTCGACGCGTTTCAGCCCGACGTGGTGCTGCTGGAGTGCCCGGCCGATGCCGAAGCGGCGCTGGCCAGCGGCACCCACCCCGAGCTGAAGCCACCCGTGGCCCTGCTGGTGTATAATCCCAAGCAGCATCAGCAGGCGTCGTTTCTGCCGTTTGCCTCGTTTTCGCCCGAGTGGCAGGCCCTGCACTGGTGCCAGGAGCACGGCGCCCACCTGCGCTGCTTCGATTTGCCGATGGCCCTGCGCTTTGGCCTGCCCGACGAAGCAACTCCGGAACCTCACCCCCTGGCCCCCTCTCCTCTGGGAGAGGAGGAGCCAACTCCAAGTGTTACCTCTACCCTAGTACCAGAGACAACAGCACAAGAGTCCGCTTTAAAGCTGGAAAAAGAGCCAGAGCTAGTTCCCCCTCTCCCTGCGGAGCGGGGGCTAGGGGGCGAGGCGCAACGCGACCCTATCTCCTACCTGGCTGAGTTGGACGGCTACTCCGACGGGGAGCGGTGGTGGGAGCTGCGCCTGGAGCACAGCGCCGGCCACGCCGATACCTTTCAGGCCGTGCTGGGCATGATGACGGCCCTGCGCGAGGAGCTGGCCCAGCCCGAAACCGAGGAAACGTTGCTGCGCGAGGCCTTTATGCGCGAAACCATGCGCGCCACGCTCAAGCAGGGCTACCAGCGGGTGGCCGTGGTGTGCGGGGCCTGGCACGCCCCGGTGTTGCAGGAAGCCCAGCTCAAGAGCGAAGCCAAAGCCGACAAAGCCCGCCTCAAGGGTCTGAAAAAAGCCCCCACCGAAGCCACCTGGATTCCGTGGACCTACGAGCGGCTTTCCTACAGCTCGGGCTACGGGGCGGGCGTGTTGTCGCCGGCCTGGTACGAACTGCTGTTTCACACGCCCCATACCGAGGTTGTCACGCACTGGATGGTGCGGGCCGCCCGGCTGTTGCGCGGGCAGGATATGGACGCTTCCTCGGCCCACGCCATTGAGGCCGTGCGCCTGGCCGAGACGCTGGCCGCCGTGCGCGGGCGGGCTTTGCCGGGCATCGAGGAGCTGGAAGAGGCGGCCGTGGCCATCTTCGGGGGCGGCTACGCCGAGGCCCTGCACCTGGTGCACGAGCAGCTGGTGATTGGGGAGAAGCTGGGCGAAGTGCCTTCGGAGCTGCCCGCCACGCCCTTGCAGCAGGACGTGCTGACCCAGCAGAAAGCCACCCGCCTCAAGCCCGAAACCACGCCCAAAACCCTGGACCTGGATTTGCGCCAGGAGCTGCACCTCGAACGCAGCTACCTGCTGCACCGCCTGCGCCTGCTGAGCTTGCCCTGGGGCACGCCGCAGCGCGTGCAGGGCAAAAGCGGCACGTTTCACGAGGTGTGGGAAGTGCAGTGGAAGCCCGAGTTTGCCCTGCAAATCATCGAAGCCGGGCTCTGGGGCAACACCGTGCTGGAAGCCGCCACCAACCGCGCCCGGCAGCGGGGCCGCGAGGCCGGGCAGCTCGAGCAGGTTAGCAGCTTGGTTGAGGAGGTGCTGCAAGCCAACCTGGGGGCCGCCATTCCGGATTTGGTAGCCCGCCTCGAAACGCTCAGCGCCGACACCCGCGACGTGACCCACCTGCTGGCCGCCCTGCCCCCGCTGGTGAACGTGCTGCGCTACGGCAACGTGCGCCGCACCGAAACCGGACAGGTGGCCCAAGTGGTGCACAAGCTGGTACCGCGCCTGTGCATTTCCCTGCCCCAGGCCTGCACCGGCCTCGACTACGACGCGGCCAGCCAGCTGCTGGCGCGCGTCGAGGCCACCCACCAGGCCATCCGGCTGCTACAGGACGCGGGGCAGGAAGCCGACTGGTACGCGGCCCTGCACGCCATTCTGCGCAACCCGGCCAGCAGCGGCCTGCTGGCCGGGGCCGCCGCCCGCCTGCTGTTCGACGCCCAGCAGCTGCCACCCGAGGAAGCGGCCACGGTGCTGGGGCTGGCCCTGGCCCCGGCCCAGCCCACCGACTACGCCACGGCCTGGATTGAGGGCTTTCTGAGCGGCAGCGGCCTGCTGCTGATTCACCACCACGAGCTGTTTGGGCTGCTTGACGCCTGGCTGAGCGGCATCGACGAGGCGGTGTTCCAGGAAATTGTGCCGCTGCTGCGCCGGGCCTTTACGGGCTTCAGCCTGCCGGAGCGCCGCCAGGTGCTGGACTTAGCGTTGCAGGGCACCACGCCCAACACGTCGGCAGGGGCGGCGGCCGAAACCCTGGATTTGGAGCGCGGCCTGCGCGTGCTGCCGATTTTGCGGGAGCTGCTGGGCGTCGCCGAAGTTTCTATCTGATTTTACTGCTATGGCTGCCGATTCTGTTTCCCCCCAACCCACCGACAACACCGCCCGCTGGAAGTTGGTGCTGGGCGCCGAGGCCGATGCCGAAAACCAGGTTCCCCTGTCGGCTGATTACGGGCGCATGGACGAGGTGCTCACGGCCCTCTACGACAGTGAGCGGAAGGGCCGCGGCGGCCTGGGCGGCTCGGCCCCCAAGGTCAGCCGCTGGCTGGGCGACATCCGCCAGTACTTTCCCTCCTCGGTAGTGGCCGTGATGCAGAAGGACGCCATGGAGCGGCTGGGCTTGAACCAGCTGCTGCTGGAGCCCGAAATCCTGCGCACGGTGCAGGCCGACGTGCATTTGGTGGGCGTGCTCATGTCGCTGGGGCGGGTGATGCCGGCCAAGGTGCGCAGCACGGCCCGCGAGGTGGTGGGCAAAGTGGTGCGGGAGCTGGAGCAGAAACTCTCGAACCCGCTGCGGCAGGCCGTGCAGGGCGCCCTGAGCCGGGCCGTGCGCAACCCCCGCCCCCGCTACCGCGAAATCGACTGGGCCGCCACTATTCGGGCCAATCTGAAGCACTACCAACCCGCCCAGCGCACCATCATTCCCGAAAAGCTGGTGGGCTTCGGGCGGCGCGGGCAGGCCCTGAAGGAAATCGTGCTGTGCGTGGACCAGAGCGGCTCGATGGCCTCGTCGGTGGTGTACGCGGGCGTGTTTGGGGCGGTGCTGGCGTCCATCAAGGCCGTGAAAACCCACATGGTGGTGTTCGATACCGCCGTGGCCGACCTCACCGCCGACTTGCAGGACCCGGTGGATCTGCTGTTCGGCATTCAGCTCGGCGGCGGCACCGACATCAACCTGGCCCTCACCTACTGCCAGCAGCTCATCACCCGGCCCACCGATACCATTCTGGTGCTCATCAGCGACTTATACGAGGGCGGCAACGAGCGGGAAATGGTGAAGCGCGCCGCCGCCCTGCGCGCCACCGGCGTCACGGTCGTGGTGCTGCTGGCCCTCAGCGACGACGGCTCGCCCAGCTTCGACCGGCGCATGGCCGAGCAGCTGGCCGCCCTCGACATTCCCTCCTTCGCCTGCACCCCCGACCGGTTTCCCGACCTGATGGCCGCTGCCATTCAGGGCCAGGCCATTCGGCTGTAAGCCGGTGCCGACACGCCGGTGCTGCGGCGGGCGCACCGGGGTGTCGGCATTTTTGCGTAGCCTTGCGCCCCGAATTTCTTCCCGTATCTGCCCCGCGCCATGTCCCACGGAACCATCCTTATCATCGACGACGAAAACAGCCTGCGTAAGGTGGTGAGCCGGGTGCTGGAGCTGGAAGACTATACCGTGCTGCAGGCGCGCACCGCCCACGAGGGCCTGGAGCTGCTGGGCCAGCACGCCGAGGAAATCCTGGTGATTCTCTCCGACGTGAAGCTGCCCGACGGCCACGGCCTGGGGTTGCTGCCCCGCTACCAGGCCGTGGCGCCCCTGGCCGAAGTCATTCTGCTGACGGCCTACGGCACCATTGCCGATGGGGTGCAGGCCATGCGCTCGGGCGCTTTCGACTACCTGACCAAAGGCAACTCGGACGATCAGCTGGTCGTCGTCGTGGCCCGGGCCGCTGATAAGGCGCGGCTGCAGCGCCGGGTGGCCCAGCTCGAACAGCAGCTCACGTCGCAGTACACGTTTGAGTCGATGATCGGGCACTCGGCGCCGCTGGAGCAGGCCAAAACGCTGGCCCGGCGCGTCGCCCCCACCGACAGCACCGTGCTGCTGGAAGGCCCGACCGGCTCGGGCAAGGAGCTCTTTGCCCAGGCCATTCACCACGCCAGTCCGCGCCGCAGCAAGCCGTTCGTGGCCGTCAACTGCTCGGCGTTTCCCAAGGATTTGCTGGAAAGTGAGCTGTTTGGCTACCGCAAAGGCGCTTTCACCGGGGCCCTGGCCGATAAGAAGGGCCTGCTGGAAGAAGCCACGGGCGGCACGCTGTTTCTGGACGAAATCGGGGAGCTGCCCCTGGAGCTGCAAGCCAAGCTGCTGCGGGTGCTCGAAACCCAGACCTTCACCAAGCTGGGCGACACCAAGCCCCTGACGGTAAACGTGCGCATTGTGGCCGCCACCAACCGCAACCTGCGCCAGGAAGCCGACGCGGGCCTGTTCCGCCCCGATTTGTACTACCGCCTGGCCGTCTTCACGGTGCCCGTGCCGCCCCTGAACGTACGGCGCGAGGACATCGAGCCCCTGGCCAACTACTTCCTGCGGCTGTACGCGGCCAAGCTCCGCAAGCGCCTGCACGGCATGGATGCCGACTTTCTGCGCCACCTCACGCACTACAACTGGCGCGGCAACGTGCGGGAGCTGAAAAACGTGCTGGAGCGCGCCGTTATCCTGGCCGACGGCGACCTGCTCACGGCCGACAACCTGCCCGCCGAGTTCGACCACGCCGCCCACCCCGCCGCCCCCGACGACGCGGCCGCCGCCCAGTGGACGCTGCGCGGCATGGAGCGCAGCCACATCCAGGCCGTGCTGCAGCAGGCCCACGGCAACAAAACCGAGGCCGCCCGCATGCTCGGCGTGGCCCTGACGACGCTGTACCGAAAAATCCAGGAGTACGGCCTGTAAGCGCCCCGGGCCCCACGAAAGCACGGCTCCGGCCCGTGCAAACCAGCTTTTCAGACCTTGCCGCCAGCCCCTAGCAAAACGCTAGGGGCCGGGCGCGTATGGCCCGGCGGGCCGGCGCGGCGGCCGGCTCCTACCCGCGCCCGGCGGGCCTTTCACGGCATTTTCAGCCCACCCGGGGCCGCCGCCGGGCCAGTATGCGGCGCGCCGGCCTGGCCCGCTACGCTACGCCGGCTCCCGGCACTCCGGGGGCTAGCATTCTGCGAAGACAGCCTAGCAAAACGCTAGTAGCCCCTGCCCGCCCAACTGGCCCGGGCAGCGCAGACAATCCAATTATCCTCTTGATAAACAAACCATTACTTCCAAGCGCGCTATTCCGCGGGCTTTGGGAACGACTTTGGTTTCGGCCCTGGCATCTGTCAAACACACTTTTGCTTTTGCTGCTATGGCTGCTTCTCTCCTGCTTCCGCTGCTTCTCGCCACCGGCCTGGCCGGCTTCTGGCTTTTCGACAAGTCCGTCGGCTATTTCGACCACATCTAACCGCCCGCGCCGCTATGATGCCCGCTCTGTTTGTCCTCGCGCTGGCCACGTTTGGCTACCTCATTTACGTGCTGCTCAAGCCCGAGAAATTCTAACTCCGCCGTGGGTCGGGCGGCGGCTGATGCTGCCCTCCCGGCCGGCTCCACTTCCTGTATCATGACCAACGAACTACTCGGCATCGGCGCAATCTACCTGGTTACGCTGGTGCTGGCCTTGCCGCTGGGCCGCTTTCTGGCCGCCGTATTTCAGGGCTCCCGCAACCTGCTGGACTTTATGGCGCCCGTCGAGCGGGGCATTTTCCGCCTGGCCGGCCTCGATTCTACCCGCGCCATGAGCTGGCAGGAGCACCTGCGCGCCCTGCTCACCATCAACCTGGTGTGGTTTCTGCTGGCCCTGCTGGTGCTCAGCACCCAGGGCAGCCTGCCGCTCAACCCCGACGGCAACCCCTCGATGTCGCCGGACCTGGCTTTCAACACGGCCATTTCCTTCCTGGTAAACTGCAACCTGCAGCACTACTCCGGCGAATCGGGCCTGTCTTACCTCTCGCAGCTGGTGGTCATTACCTTCCTGCAGTTTGTGAGTGCCGCTACCGGCATTGCCGCGGCCGTGGTGGTGCTCAACGCCCTACAAACCCGCACCACCGAGCAGCTGGGCAACTTCTACGACTACTTCGTGAAGAGCCTCACCCGCCTGCTGCTGCCCCTGAGCCTGGTTATCGGGCTGGTGCTGGCCTTCCAGGGCACGCCCATGACGCTGCTGGGCAAGCAGCCCTTGGTGACCCTGCAGGGCGACTCGGTGGCCGTGAGCCGGGGGCCGGTGGCGGCTATGGTGGCCATTAAGGAGCTGGGAACCAACGGCGGGGGCTTTTTCGGGGCCAACTCGGCCCACCCGCTCGAAAACCCCAACTACTTCACCAACGCCGTCGAAAACGGCGCACTGGTGCTGATTCCGCTGGCCCTGATTTTCGCCCTGGGCTTTTACCTGAAGCGGCCCCGGCTGTCGTACATGATTTTTGGGGTGATGACCGTGGGCTTTCTGGCCCTGCTGGCCCCGACTCTGTACTACGAGCTGCACGGCAACCCCGCCCTGGCCCAAATGGGCCTCGACCAAAGCCTGGGCGCGCTGGAAGGCAAGGAAATGCGGTTTGGCGCGGCGGCCTCGGCCTACTGGAGCATCACCAACACGGTCATCAGCTGCGGGTCGGTCAACTCGATGCACGACTCGTTCATGCCGATTTCCGGCCTGATGCAGCTGCTGGGCATGATGACCAACGCCTTTTACGGCGGCTGCGGCGTGGGCCTGCTCAACTTTTTCGCCTACCTGATTATTGCCGTCTTCATTGCCGGCCTGCTGGTGGGCCGCACGCCCGAGTTTCTGGGCAAGAAAATCGAGGCCCGGGAAATGAAAATTGCCGTCATCGTGACGCTGCTGCACCCGCTGCTGATTCTGGCCGGCACGGCCCTGGCCGCGCACACCTACGCCGGCAACCCCGCCGAGTACGCCGGCTGGCTGGGCAACCCCGGCTTCCACGGCTTCTCAGAAATGCTGTATGAGTTTACCTCCGCCGCGGCCAACAACGGCTCGGGCTTCGAGGGCCTCGGCGACAACACCCCGTTCTGGAACATCAGCACCGGCGTGGTGCTGCTGCTCGCGCGCTTCCTGCCCATCATCGGCCCGGTGGCTATTGCCGGCCTGCTGGCCCGCAAAAAGTACGTGCCGGAAGGGGCCGGCACCCTGCCCGCCGACACGGCCACCTTCGGGGTGATGGTGCTGGCCGTCATCGTCATCATTGCCGCCCTGGCCTTCTTCCCGGCCCTGGCGCTGGGGCCGCTGGCCGAGCACTTCGCGCTGTATTAACCCCTCCCCAACCCCTCTGGGAGAGAGGCTCAGGTTAGCCTCTTTCGACATCGTTCACTTGCCGGGCAGCGCAATTGCTGCCCGCACCAAAATAACTGCCCCATAAATTCTCGTCAGGCTCCCCCTCTCCCAGAGGGGAGGGGGCCGGGGGGTGGGGTCCACGATATGTCAACTAAATCTCAATCCTTGTTCCAACCCGCGCTGGTGTCGGAGGCCGTCAAGCAGGCTTTCGTGAAGCTCGACCCGCGCATCATGTTCCGCAACCCGGTCATGTTTACCGTGGAAATCGGGACGGCCGTGATGCTGTTTGTCACGCTGGGGCTGCTGGTGCGGCCCGATGCCGCCCAGGGCTCCTTCGGCTACAACCTCACCGTGTTCGGGGTCCTGTTTCTGACCCTGCTGTTCGCCAACTTCGCCGAGGCCATTGCCGAAGCGCGGGGCAAGGCCCAGGCCGAAAGCCTGCGCAAAACCCGCCAGGATACTCCCGCCCGCGTGGTAGATGCCGACGGCCGCGTAACGGCCGTGTCCTCGGCCCAGCTCCAGAAGGGCCAGATTTTCCTGGTGGAAGCCGGCGAAATCATTCCCACCGACGGCGAAATCATCGAGGGCTTGGCTACCATCGACGAGTCGGCCATTACCGGCGAGTCGGCCCCGGTGATTCGGGAGGCCGGCGGGGATAAGTCCTCCGTCACGGGCGGCACCAAGGTGCTGTCAGACCGCATTAAAGTGGTGGTGACGACGGCACCCGGCGAGTCGTTTCTGGACCAGATGATTGCCCTGGTGGAAGGCGCTTCGCGGCAGAAAACGCCCAACGAAATTGCCCTCACCATTCTGCTGGCGGGTTTCACGCTGGTGTTCGTGCTGGTGTGCGTCACGCTGCAGCCCTTCGCGGCCTACGCCCACGCCCCCATTGCCATTTCGGCCTTTATTGCCCTGTTCGTGTGTCTGATTCCGACTACCATCGGCGGGCTGCTCTCGGCCATCGGCATTGCCGGCATGGACCGCGCCCTGCGGGCCAACGTCATTACCAAGAGCGGCCGGGCCGTGGAAACGGCCGGCGACATCGACGTGCTGCTGCTCGACAAGACCGGCACCATCACCATCGGCAACCGCAAAGCCACCCACTTCTGGCCCGCCCCCGGCGTAGAGGCGCACCGCTTCATGGAGCTGGCCGTGCTGGCGTCGCTCACCGATGAGACGCCCGAGGGCAAGAGCATCGTGGAGCTGGCCCGCGGGCAGCACCTGGACCCGCAGCCGCTGCACCACCGCCTGGCGGGAGCCGAGCTGATCAAGTTCACGGCCGAAACCCGCAGCAGCGGCGTCACGCTCCCCGACGGCACCCGCATCCGCAAGGGCGCCTCCGATGCCATCCGGCAGCTGGCCAACCGGGCCAATCAGCCCTTTCCCCAGGAAACCACCCAGCGCGTGGAGGCCATTGCCGGCAACGGCGGCACCCCGCTGGTGCTCAGCGAAAACGACCGGGTGCTGGGCGTGGTGGAACTGCAGGACATCATCAAGCCCGGGATTCAGGAGCGGTTTGCGCGGCTGCGCAACATGGGCATCAAAACGGTGATGGTGACGGGCGACAACCCGCTCACGGCCCGCTTCATTGCCGAAAAAGCCGGCGTCGACGACTTCATTGCCGAAGCCAAGCCAGAAGACAAAATGCACTACATCCGCCGCGAGCAGCAGCAGGGCCGGCTGGTGGCCATGATGGGCGACGGCACCAACGACGCCCCCGCCCTGGCCCAGGCCGACGTGGGCGTGGCCATGAACTCGGGCACCCAGGCCGCCAAGGAAGCCGGCAACATGGTGGACCTCGACAACGACCCGACCAAGCTCATCGAGGTGGTCGAAATCGGCAAGCAGCTGCTGATGACGCGCGGCACGCTCACCACCTTCAGCATCGCCAACGACGTGGCCAAGTACTTCGCCATCGTGCCGGCCCTGTTCATGGTGGCCATCCCAGCCCTGGGCGCGCTCAACATCATGGGCCTGAAGTCGCCGCAGTCGGCCATTCTCTCGGCCGTGATTTTCAACGCCGTGATTATCCCGCTGCTGGTGCCGCTGGCCCTGCGCGGGGTGGCTTACAAGCCCATCGGGGCCTCGGCCCTGCTGCGCCGCAACCTGCTGGTGTACGGCCTGGGCGGCGTAGTGGCTCCCTTCGTCGGCATCAAGGTCATCGACCTGCTGGTGGGGCTGTTTTTGTAATAATGAATCAACAATGAAGTAGAACGTCATTCCGAGCGAAGTCGAGGAATCTCGCGTGCTGATGTTGCAATAGTAACTCAGTAAAGCGGTAGAGATGCTTCGGCAAGCTCAGCATGACAGACAACATACAATCAACATGAAACAACACCTGCTTCCCGCTTTCCGTCTCACCCTGGTGCTCCTGGTGCTGTGCGCGGTGGTTTATCCGGCCCTGATCTGGGCCGGGGCGCAGCTGGCTCCCGCTGGCGGCCAGGGCGAAACCATCCGCCACCGGGGCCGCGTAGTAGGCTTCGCCAACGTAGGCCAGAAATTCGACCGGCCGGAGTATTTCAGCTCCCGCCCCTCGGCCGTCGACTACAACGCCGCCGGCTCGGCGGGCTCCAACAAGGGGCCCAGCAACCCCGACTACCTGGCCACGGTACACACCCGGGTGGGCGCGTTTTTGCAAGCCAACCCCACGGTGGGTGCCGGCCGGCTGCCCGCCGAGCTGGTCACGGCCAGCGGCTCGGGCCTCGACCCGCACCTGTCGCCCGCCGGGGCCTACGCCCAGGTAGAGCGGGTGGCCCGCCTCCGCGGCCTGCCCGCGGCCCAGGTGCGCGCCCTGGTCGACAGCCACGTAGATGAGCCCCTGATTGTCTTTTTTGGCCCGCCCACCGTGAACGTGCTGCGCCTGAACCTGGCCCTCGATTCCCTGCAAGGCCGGTAGGCCGCCAGGTTGTGCGGGCCCGGTCCCGCTGCTTTCTTCTTAACTTTTTTTTCAGCGCCCCGCGCCCTGGTGGCCGGCGCTCCTACCCACATGAAACCACTTTCTTTTGCCCCACTGGGCCTGCTGCTGCTCACTTCGGCTGCTATGGCCCAAACCACGCCCGATTCCACGGCAGCTGCGGCGGCTCCGGCCAATCCGCTTACTACCTACGGCTTCGTGGATGGCTACTACGGCTATGATTTCAAGCACGCGGCCACCAACCAGCGGCCCGGCTTTCTGTACTCGCACAACCGCCAGAACGAGTTTACGGTCAACAACGCCGTTATCGGTCTGCGCTACGACAACGGGCAGGTGCGCGGGGCCTTGGGCCTGCACGCGGGCACCTACGTATCGGCCAACTACGCGGCCGAGGACCAGGTGCTCAAGCACATCTACGAGGCTTATGCGGGCTTCCGACCCTTCAAAAAAGCCTGGCTCGACGTGGGTATTTTCGGCTCGCACATCGGGTTTGAGTCGGCCCTGAGCAAGGACAACTGGACGCTGACCCGCTCCCTGATGGCCGAAAACTCGCCCTACTACGAGGCCGGCGCGCGGCTCACCTACGAGGTGAGCCCCAAGCTGACGCTAACTGGGCTGGTGCTCAACGGCTGGCAGAACATCCGCGAAAACAACCAGGCCAAGGCCCTGGGCACTCAGATTCAGTGGAAGCCCACCGATAAGCTGCTCATCAACAGCAGCACCTTCTACGGCAACGAGCAGCCCCAGGACTCGGTGCGCCGCCGCCGCTACTTCCACGATTTCTACGTGAGCTACGCCGCCACCGACCGCCTCAGCCTGGCGCTGGTGTTCGACGTGGGCAAGCAGGAAAGCGAGCAGCGCGGCGGCAAGGCCGATACCTGGCACACCGGCGCGGCCTTCGTGCGCTACAAGCTGGCCGATAAGTGGACCGCCGCCGCCCGGGCCGAGTACTACAACGCCGACCGGGGCGTCATCATCAGCACCATTTCGCCGGTAGCCGCCGCCACCGATTTCAAGGTGCAGGCCGCCTCGGTCAACCTCGACTACGCGCCCACCAGCAACGTGACGTTCCGGGTAGAAGGCCGCACCTTCCACGGCCGCCAGCCCTTCCTGACGGACCGCAACGGCAACCCCACCCGCAACTACGGCAACCTCACCAGCAGCATCGCGCTGTCGTTTTAGAGTAGATAGATATGAGTAATCGAGCTTCGTGTGCACGATGTAGAGACGCAATATTTTGCGTCTCGTCGGTGCTGATGTTGTTATAACTGCACCGTAGTGAGCAGACCCGGTCGTTCAACGACGAGACGCAAAATATTGCGTCTCTACATCGTGCACACGAACTCTTAAGCGGAATTGAATACCTGTAGAAAAATCGTTTAAAAACTATAGATACTTAACGCCAAGCCGCTGGGCGGGAGTAAGTTCTCGTTCGGCGGCTGGCAATGATTTCACCTTCTAGCTGACCACGCATCATGGCCCGTACCATCAAAGCCCGCCTCACGCTGGGCCT is a window from the Hymenobacter aquaticus genome containing:
- the kdpC gene encoding potassium-transporting ATPase subunit KdpC → MKQHLLPAFRLTLVLLVLCAVVYPALIWAGAQLAPAGGQGETIRHRGRVVGFANVGQKFDRPEYFSSRPSAVDYNAAGSAGSNKGPSNPDYLATVHTRVGAFLQANPTVGAGRLPAELVTASGSGLDPHLSPAGAYAQVERVARLRGLPAAQVRALVDSHVDEPLIVFFGPPTVNVLRLNLALDSLQGR
- a CDS encoding DUF5682 family protein; amino-acid sequence: MPTDLRLFGIRHHGPGSAASLRQALDAFQPDVVLLECPADAEAALASGTHPELKPPVALLVYNPKQHQQASFLPFASFSPEWQALHWCQEHGAHLRCFDLPMALRFGLPDEATPEPHPLAPSPLGEEEPTPSVTSTLVPETTAQESALKLEKEPELVPPLPAERGLGGEAQRDPISYLAELDGYSDGERWWELRLEHSAGHADTFQAVLGMMTALREELAQPETEETLLREAFMRETMRATLKQGYQRVAVVCGAWHAPVLQEAQLKSEAKADKARLKGLKKAPTEATWIPWTYERLSYSSGYGAGVLSPAWYELLFHTPHTEVVTHWMVRAARLLRGQDMDASSAHAIEAVRLAETLAAVRGRALPGIEELEEAAVAIFGGGYAEALHLVHEQLVIGEKLGEVPSELPATPLQQDVLTQQKATRLKPETTPKTLDLDLRQELHLERSYLLHRLRLLSLPWGTPQRVQGKSGTFHEVWEVQWKPEFALQIIEAGLWGNTVLEAATNRARQRGREAGQLEQVSSLVEEVLQANLGAAIPDLVARLETLSADTRDVTHLLAALPPLVNVLRYGNVRRTETGQVAQVVHKLVPRLCISLPQACTGLDYDAASQLLARVEATHQAIRLLQDAGQEADWYAALHAILRNPASSGLLAGAAARLLFDAQQLPPEEAATVLGLALAPAQPTDYATAWIEGFLSGSGLLLIHHHELFGLLDAWLSGIDEAVFQEIVPLLRRAFTGFSLPERRQVLDLALQGTTPNTSAGAAAETLDLERGLRVLPILRELLGVAEVSI
- the kdpB gene encoding potassium-transporting ATPase subunit KdpB, yielding MSTKSQSLFQPALVSEAVKQAFVKLDPRIMFRNPVMFTVEIGTAVMLFVTLGLLVRPDAAQGSFGYNLTVFGVLFLTLLFANFAEAIAEARGKAQAESLRKTRQDTPARVVDADGRVTAVSSAQLQKGQIFLVEAGEIIPTDGEIIEGLATIDESAITGESAPVIREAGGDKSSVTGGTKVLSDRIKVVVTTAPGESFLDQMIALVEGASRQKTPNEIALTILLAGFTLVFVLVCVTLQPFAAYAHAPIAISAFIALFVCLIPTTIGGLLSAIGIAGMDRALRANVITKSGRAVETAGDIDVLLLDKTGTITIGNRKATHFWPAPGVEAHRFMELAVLASLTDETPEGKSIVELARGQHLDPQPLHHRLAGAELIKFTAETRSSGVTLPDGTRIRKGASDAIRQLANRANQPFPQETTQRVEAIAGNGGTPLVLSENDRVLGVVELQDIIKPGIQERFARLRNMGIKTVMVTGDNPLTARFIAEKAGVDDFIAEAKPEDKMHYIRREQQQGRLVAMMGDGTNDAPALAQADVGVAMNSGTQAAKEAGNMVDLDNDPTKLIEVVEIGKQLLMTRGTLTTFSIANDVAKYFAIVPALFMVAIPALGALNIMGLKSPQSAILSAVIFNAVIIPLLVPLALRGVAYKPIGASALLRRNLLVYGLGGVVAPFVGIKVIDLLVGLFL
- a CDS encoding porin, translated to MKPLSFAPLGLLLLTSAAMAQTTPDSTAAAAAPANPLTTYGFVDGYYGYDFKHAATNQRPGFLYSHNRQNEFTVNNAVIGLRYDNGQVRGALGLHAGTYVSANYAAEDQVLKHIYEAYAGFRPFKKAWLDVGIFGSHIGFESALSKDNWTLTRSLMAENSPYYEAGARLTYEVSPKLTLTGLVLNGWQNIRENNQAKALGTQIQWKPTDKLLINSSTFYGNEQPQDSVRRRRYFHDFYVSYAATDRLSLALVFDVGKQESEQRGGKADTWHTGAAFVRYKLADKWTAAARAEYYNADRGVIISTISPVAAATDFKVQAASVNLDYAPTSNVTFRVEGRTFHGRQPFLTDRNGNPTRNYGNLTSSIALSF
- a CDS encoding VWA domain-containing protein; the protein is MAADSVSPQPTDNTARWKLVLGAEADAENQVPLSADYGRMDEVLTALYDSERKGRGGLGGSAPKVSRWLGDIRQYFPSSVVAVMQKDAMERLGLNQLLLEPEILRTVQADVHLVGVLMSLGRVMPAKVRSTAREVVGKVVRELEQKLSNPLRQAVQGALSRAVRNPRPRYREIDWAATIRANLKHYQPAQRTIIPEKLVGFGRRGQALKEIVLCVDQSGSMASSVVYAGVFGAVLASIKAVKTHMVVFDTAVADLTADLQDPVDLLFGIQLGGGTDINLALTYCQQLITRPTDTILVLISDLYEGGNEREMVKRAAALRATGVTVVVLLALSDDGSPSFDRRMAEQLAALDIPSFACTPDRFPDLMAAAIQGQAIRL
- the kdpA gene encoding potassium-transporting ATPase subunit KdpA, producing MTNELLGIGAIYLVTLVLALPLGRFLAAVFQGSRNLLDFMAPVERGIFRLAGLDSTRAMSWQEHLRALLTINLVWFLLALLVLSTQGSLPLNPDGNPSMSPDLAFNTAISFLVNCNLQHYSGESGLSYLSQLVVITFLQFVSAATGIAAAVVVLNALQTRTTEQLGNFYDYFVKSLTRLLLPLSLVIGLVLAFQGTPMTLLGKQPLVTLQGDSVAVSRGPVAAMVAIKELGTNGGGFFGANSAHPLENPNYFTNAVENGALVLIPLALIFALGFYLKRPRLSYMIFGVMTVGFLALLAPTLYYELHGNPALAQMGLDQSLGALEGKEMRFGAAASAYWSITNTVISCGSVNSMHDSFMPISGLMQLLGMMTNAFYGGCGVGLLNFFAYLIIAVFIAGLLVGRTPEFLGKKIEAREMKIAVIVTLLHPLLILAGTALAAHTYAGNPAEYAGWLGNPGFHGFSEMLYEFTSAAANNGSGFEGLGDNTPFWNISTGVVLLLARFLPIIGPVAIAGLLARKKYVPEGAGTLPADTATFGVMVLAVIVIIAALAFFPALALGPLAEHFALY
- the kdpF gene encoding K(+)-transporting ATPase subunit F — encoded protein: MPALFVLALATFGYLIYVLLKPEKF
- a CDS encoding sigma-54-dependent transcriptional regulator, translated to MSHGTILIIDDENSLRKVVSRVLELEDYTVLQARTAHEGLELLGQHAEEILVILSDVKLPDGHGLGLLPRYQAVAPLAEVILLTAYGTIADGVQAMRSGAFDYLTKGNSDDQLVVVVARAADKARLQRRVAQLEQQLTSQYTFESMIGHSAPLEQAKTLARRVAPTDSTVLLEGPTGSGKELFAQAIHHASPRRSKPFVAVNCSAFPKDLLESELFGYRKGAFTGALADKKGLLEEATGGTLFLDEIGELPLELQAKLLRVLETQTFTKLGDTKPLTVNVRIVAATNRNLRQEADAGLFRPDLYYRLAVFTVPVPPLNVRREDIEPLANYFLRLYAAKLRKRLHGMDADFLRHLTHYNWRGNVRELKNVLERAVILADGDLLTADNLPAEFDHAAHPAAPDDAAAAQWTLRGMERSHIQAVLQQAHGNKTEAARMLGVALTTLYRKIQEYGL